A single Sutterella megalosphaeroides DNA region contains:
- a CDS encoding molybdopterin-containing oxidoreductase family protein, translating into MAKCTLNRRTFLKVSVAAGAAAALDADGLFVPAAEAAEGAAEETKIVKTCCRGCIQNCGVLAHVRNGRVVKLEGNPEYPMSHGALCAKGLSGITALYHPNRNKYPLIRVGKRGENKWKRISWKEAIDTIAKKMMEVREKYGAESVLVTTGGGGNPAFRGIARFCNAFGTPNFYEPGCAQCYLPRTLAFDMMYGGPDTSIADEKSREIYNPNTKMKSIVLWGTDSSYSSPATGGLALVELRAKGVKTVSIDPRFVPEAARADVWLPVRPGTDVALMLAWMRFIMTEKLYDEDFVMHWTNLPYLVDAATKMLVRADELDPKGDEKTYVVWDRKTKSPKAIRYPWDDALDPALAGTFEWNGRTLKTGWTMLAERVEPWTLEAAGKECDLDPKRIEEAIRIYADGPSGIALGVATDQTPNSVQAAMGCVILNALTGNVERPGSLMQRNPTSNVVPAGSLATRCSYLLPKGQLAKRLGSNEHKGLIQWDAAQPTAVLEAMLTGKPYPIKVWLERSGNKMAVNGQAQSWVEAMKNVDLIVHMYMYPTSFSNYADILLPATEWLETNMLVESLNMIFARQAVAHVWETEDETLFWSKLAKRCAELGNENCKRACDPAFMKGDLAYWDSMEELLDQRLKTVNLTWKGLLEHNPYEYLPYEKWNTYGVYLEKDPKTGLPKGFRTPSKKLELYGEVFITLGRTGKPYALDEVPPVKKDYDPLPYYLKPSEAAPEIVKDFPLVLTNGRIPVYHHGTLRNSPFLREIYPVPELWINPATAAKYGLAQGDWAWIESLRGKIRGKCRLTEGMAPDVVYMERFWTPETVNTPTGGWQEMNVNVLTKNTAPFNDMVGTYTLRGIAVRVSKAPGKPEGVWEKPEDFKAWLPQPTDRTPNPQL; encoded by the coding sequence ATGGCGAAGTGCACACTCAACCGTCGAACCTTCCTGAAGGTTTCGGTCGCGGCGGGTGCCGCGGCCGCGCTTGACGCGGATGGACTCTTCGTACCGGCCGCCGAGGCCGCCGAAGGAGCCGCCGAAGAAACGAAAATTGTCAAAACCTGCTGCCGCGGCTGCATTCAGAATTGCGGCGTCCTTGCGCACGTGCGCAACGGACGCGTCGTGAAGCTCGAAGGCAACCCGGAATATCCGATGTCCCACGGCGCGCTCTGCGCGAAGGGGCTTTCGGGCATCACCGCGCTCTACCACCCGAACCGCAACAAGTATCCGCTCATTCGCGTCGGGAAGCGCGGCGAGAACAAGTGGAAGCGCATCTCCTGGAAGGAAGCGATCGACACCATCGCCAAGAAGATGATGGAGGTTCGGGAGAAGTACGGCGCCGAATCCGTACTCGTCACGACGGGCGGAGGCGGCAACCCCGCCTTCCGCGGCATCGCCCGCTTCTGCAACGCGTTCGGTACGCCCAACTTCTACGAACCGGGTTGCGCGCAGTGTTACCTCCCGCGCACGCTCGCTTTCGACATGATGTACGGCGGTCCCGACACGAGCATCGCCGACGAAAAGAGCCGCGAAATCTACAATCCCAACACGAAGATGAAGTCGATCGTGCTCTGGGGCACGGACAGCAGCTACAGCTCGCCCGCAACGGGCGGCCTCGCACTCGTCGAGTTGCGCGCCAAGGGCGTCAAGACCGTCTCAATCGACCCGCGCTTCGTCCCCGAGGCGGCACGCGCGGACGTGTGGCTCCCGGTCCGCCCGGGCACCGACGTGGCGCTCATGCTTGCGTGGATGCGCTTCATCATGACGGAAAAGCTCTACGACGAGGATTTCGTCATGCACTGGACGAACCTCCCGTATCTGGTCGACGCCGCAACGAAGATGCTCGTGCGCGCCGACGAACTCGATCCGAAGGGGGACGAGAAGACCTACGTCGTCTGGGACCGCAAGACGAAGTCCCCGAAGGCGATCCGCTATCCCTGGGACGACGCACTCGACCCGGCGCTCGCGGGGACGTTCGAATGGAACGGCCGCACGCTCAAAACCGGCTGGACGATGCTCGCCGAACGGGTCGAACCTTGGACCCTCGAAGCCGCCGGCAAAGAGTGCGACCTCGATCCGAAACGCATCGAAGAGGCAATCCGCATCTATGCGGACGGCCCCTCGGGCATCGCGCTCGGCGTCGCCACCGACCAGACGCCGAACTCCGTGCAGGCCGCCATGGGTTGCGTCATCCTGAACGCCCTCACCGGCAACGTCGAGCGTCCGGGCTCCCTCATGCAGCGCAACCCGACGAGCAACGTCGTGCCGGCGGGGTCGCTTGCGACCCGGTGCTCCTACCTCCTCCCGAAAGGACAACTCGCGAAGCGTCTCGGCAGCAACGAGCACAAGGGCCTCATCCAGTGGGACGCAGCCCAGCCTACCGCGGTGCTTGAAGCCATGCTCACCGGAAAGCCCTACCCGATCAAGGTCTGGCTCGAGCGTTCCGGCAACAAGATGGCCGTGAACGGCCAGGCCCAGAGCTGGGTCGAGGCGATGAAGAACGTGGACCTCATCGTCCACATGTACATGTACCCGACCTCGTTCTCAAACTACGCGGACATTCTGCTGCCCGCCACCGAGTGGCTCGAAACGAACATGCTCGTCGAGTCCCTCAACATGATCTTCGCCCGACAGGCGGTTGCCCACGTCTGGGAGACCGAGGACGAGACGCTCTTCTGGTCCAAGCTCGCGAAGCGCTGCGCCGAACTCGGCAACGAGAACTGCAAACGCGCCTGCGACCCCGCCTTCATGAAGGGCGACCTCGCCTACTGGGATTCGATGGAGGAGCTCCTCGATCAGCGCCTCAAGACCGTCAACCTCACGTGGAAGGGCCTCCTTGAGCACAACCCCTACGAGTACCTCCCCTACGAGAAGTGGAACACCTATGGCGTATACCTCGAGAAGGACCCGAAGACGGGACTTCCGAAGGGCTTCCGGACGCCCTCGAAGAAGCTTGAGCTCTACGGTGAAGTGTTCATCACGCTCGGCCGCACCGGAAAGCCCTACGCGCTCGACGAGGTACCTCCGGTCAAGAAGGACTACGACCCGTTGCCCTACTACCTGAAGCCGAGCGAGGCCGCGCCCGAAATCGTCAAAGACTTCCCGCTCGTCCTCACGAACGGCCGCATCCCCGTCTACCACCACGGGACGCTGCGCAATTCGCCCTTCCTGCGCGAAATCTATCCGGTGCCCGAACTCTGGATCAATCCGGCGACGGCCGCGAAGTACGGCCTCGCGCAGGGGGACTGGGCCTGGATCGAATCCCTGCGCGGAAAGATCCGCGGCAAGTGCCGTCTGACGGAGGGCATGGCCCCGGACGTCGTCTACATGGAACGATTCTGGACTCCCGAGACCGTCAACACGCCGACGGGCGGCTGGCAGGAAATGAACGTCAACGTCCTCACGAAGAACACCGCGCCCTTCAACGACATGGTGGGTACCTACACGCTGCGCGGCATCGCCGTGCGCGTCAGCAAGGCGCCGGGCAAGCCCGAAGGCGTCTGGGAAAAGCCCGAGGACTTCAAGGCGTGGCTGCCGCAGCCGACCGATCGGACGCCCAACCCGCAACTCTAA